Proteins encoded within one genomic window of Haladaptatus sp. QDMS2:
- a CDS encoding cyclic nucleotide-binding/CBS domain-containing protein — protein MEDTVTIRDVMTREFIGVSESDSAVNTAHLLREEGQGCAVVLRGQEAVGLVTEGDMLALFLNGANPEKATVSDVMHPGIVTVGDDMSLEEAAGMLTRGDAGRLVVLENEKPVGIVTEKDLVTASILGHLGLSEETEIEPNISEVDQLDTEYSNQSICEVCGSLTRDLVNVNGQLVCTDCRDI, from the coding sequence ATGGAAGATACCGTCACGATTCGGGATGTGATGACGCGCGAATTTATCGGGGTGAGTGAGTCCGATTCGGCCGTGAACACGGCACACCTCCTACGCGAAGAAGGGCAGGGCTGTGCCGTGGTACTCCGCGGACAAGAGGCAGTTGGGCTCGTTACCGAAGGCGACATGCTGGCGCTCTTTTTGAACGGCGCGAACCCGGAAAAGGCGACGGTCTCTGACGTGATGCATCCGGGCATCGTGACCGTCGGCGACGATATGTCCCTCGAAGAAGCAGCCGGAATGCTCACTCGTGGCGATGCCGGCCGACTGGTGGTCTTAGAAAACGAGAAACCTGTCGGAATTGTCACTGAAAAAGACCTCGTCACGGCATCAATCCTCGGGCATCTCGGACTCTCCGAAGAAACTGAGATCGAACCGAACATATCAGAGGTTGACCAGCTCGATACGGAATACTCGAATCAGAGCATCTGTGAGGTCTGTGGGTCGCTTACGCGCGATTTGGTAAACGTGAATGGCCAACTCGTTTGCACCGATTGTCGTGACATTTGA
- a CDS encoding alkaline phosphatase family protein — protein MARSSSRHPSRRYTNALATPHVVMPERIATSEHSNLAMAGADVTGYGDLAHMGRVVRKTLEAAEGPTYTYAYVPHIDAVSHQHGTESPQYDEMVATVLGHVERELIGRLDANVAENTLLVATADHGHLNTDPETNVDLNTIAGLHDHLQRRPHGEPIPAVGCGRNLQFHVREGHVEPLRDLLSAELDVLTFDREEYTSRGLFGDRTPSAHFEAHAPDLVAVHRDKFVWYDDGELNQVGSHGSLSPDEMLCPFAVCRLSDLQ, from the coding sequence ATGGCACGCTCCTCCTCTCGCCACCCGAGCAGACGGTATACGAACGCACTCGCCACGCCACACGTCGTCATGCCAGAGCGAATCGCGACGTCCGAACACTCGAATCTCGCCATGGCCGGGGCGGACGTGACCGGATACGGCGACCTCGCGCACATGGGCCGAGTCGTTCGCAAGACGCTCGAAGCCGCGGAAGGGCCGACATACACCTACGCATACGTCCCGCACATCGACGCCGTCTCCCACCAGCACGGGACCGAATCGCCCCAGTACGATGAGATGGTGGCGACAGTGCTGGGGCACGTTGAGCGCGAACTCATCGGGCGACTGGACGCAAATGTGGCCGAGAACACCCTCCTCGTCGCCACAGCGGACCACGGCCACCTCAACACCGACCCAGAGACGAACGTCGACCTGAACACGATTGCGGGCCTTCACGACCACCTGCAACGCCGTCCACACGGTGAGCCAATCCCGGCAGTTGGATGCGGGCGAAACCTCCAGTTCCACGTTCGCGAGGGGCACGTCGAACCGCTCCGCGACCTGCTCTCTGCCGAGTTGGACGTTCTCACGTTCGACCGCGAGGAGTACACGTCGCGTGGATTGTTCGGTGACCGCACTCCTTCCGCGCACTTCGAGGCGCACGCGCCTGACCTCGTGGCCGTTCACCGCGACAAATTCGTCTGGTACGACGACGGCGAACTGAACCAGGTTGGCTCCCACGGCAGCCTGAGTCCCGACGAGATGTTGTGTCCATTCGCGGTCTGTCGGCTTTCCGACCTCCAGTAA
- the udk gene encoding uridine kinase — protein sequence MIPSFVIGIAGGTGAGKTTVARELTEGAGDSVTRIPLDNYYKDLSHLDMEERAEVNYDHPNAFEWELVREHMRALMEGQRIEMPQYDFTIHNRRDERITVAPTDVIVLEGIFSLYDEALNDMMDLRVYVETDADVRILRRIRRDVIDRGRDLDGVIQQYLNTVKPMHEQFVEPTKKHADLIIPEGANRVAVNLLADKVQAEINGTATELREASSPGRPE from the coding sequence ATGATTCCCTCGTTCGTCATCGGCATCGCGGGCGGTACCGGTGCCGGGAAGACGACCGTCGCCCGCGAACTCACCGAGGGCGCAGGCGATTCGGTCACCCGCATCCCGCTCGACAACTACTACAAGGACCTCTCACACCTCGACATGGAAGAACGCGCCGAGGTCAACTACGACCACCCGAACGCCTTCGAGTGGGAACTCGTCCGCGAGCACATGCGCGCGCTCATGGAGGGCCAGCGCATCGAGATGCCCCAGTACGACTTTACTATCCACAACCGCCGGGACGAACGCATCACCGTCGCGCCAACGGACGTCATCGTCCTCGAAGGCATCTTCTCGCTCTACGACGAGGCGCTGAACGACATGATGGACCTCCGGGTGTACGTCGAAACCGACGCCGACGTGCGTATCCTCCGGCGCATCCGCCGCGACGTCATCGACCGGGGTCGTGACCTGGACGGCGTCATCCAGCAGTATCTGAACACAGTCAAACCGATGCACGAACAGTTCGTCGAACCGACGAAGAAACACGCAGACCTCATCATCCCAGAAGGAGCGAATCGGGTGGCGGTAAACCTGCTCGCGGACAAGGTACAGGCAGAAATCAACGGCACCGCGACGGAATTACGAGAGGCGTCGAGTCCCGGGCGACCTGAGTAA
- a CDS encoding DUF5785 family protein has translation MDWPHDPDGEEGSEGMRKYGHAILAKKINEEADFPLAKADYVEQYGDHPIRINYQRVVSVADIFEHVPEESFADFVEFHKAVGRGMRRGGFWDYDTNVENPDRQKA, from the coding sequence ATGGACTGGCCCCACGACCCAGACGGTGAGGAAGGCAGCGAGGGCATGCGTAAATACGGCCACGCCATCCTCGCGAAGAAGATAAACGAAGAAGCGGACTTCCCGCTCGCGAAGGCGGACTACGTCGAGCAGTATGGGGACCACCCGATTCGCATCAACTACCAGCGCGTCGTGAGCGTCGCTGACATCTTCGAACACGTTCCAGAGGAGTCCTTCGCGGACTTCGTCGAGTTCCACAAGGCCGTCGGTCGCGGAATGCGCCGCGGTGGCTTCTGGGACTACGACACGAACGTCGAGAACCCAGACCGGCAAAAAGCGTAA
- the hutH gene encoding histidine ammonia-lyase produces MTESVVLDGESLTPEAVARVAREDAPVVVAEEAKRAVRDARARVEDVVESGEAVYGVNTGFGQLVNERIPREDIERLQTNLLRSHAAGAGRELDREAVRAMLVTRVNALAKGYSGVRPVVLDHLVTFLNEGVHPVVKSRGSLGASGDLAPLAHMALVLLGEGEAVVDGDRLSGADALARVGLEPLTLASKEGLALINGTQLTVGLAALLVVDADSLLRAADTAGALTTEVTMGTTASCDPALSSIRPHPGQAATARNVKRLTAESEVVESHRNCDRVQDAYSIRCLPQVHGSVREAVSHLRDAVEIELNSATDNPLIFPGGQVDSRASGTDSAAVLSGGNFHGEVLALRLDYVASALTELAAISERRTDRMVNPNIQEAHLPPFLTEHSGLRSGLMIAQYTAASLVNECRSFGRASTDNTPVSGNQEDHVSMSAQAAHNARQTFENARMVVAVELLCGAQAAEFVDDDLSHGVGTAAAYDVIREVVPPLTDDRELHIDMAAVDDLLTAGVLDDALAAALPESLE; encoded by the coding sequence ATGACCGAGTCGGTCGTCCTGGACGGCGAATCGCTGACGCCGGAAGCCGTGGCTCGCGTCGCCCGCGAAGACGCGCCCGTGGTCGTCGCCGAGGAGGCAAAACGTGCCGTCCGCGATGCCCGCGCTCGCGTCGAAGACGTCGTCGAGTCCGGAGAGGCGGTCTACGGGGTCAACACGGGATTCGGCCAACTCGTGAACGAACGCATCCCTCGCGAGGATATCGAACGACTCCAGACGAACCTGCTCCGCAGTCACGCGGCAGGCGCGGGACGTGAACTCGACCGCGAAGCGGTCCGGGCGATGCTCGTCACCCGGGTCAACGCGCTCGCGAAGGGCTACTCCGGGGTCCGACCTGTCGTCCTCGACCACCTCGTGACGTTCCTCAACGAAGGCGTCCACCCGGTCGTGAAATCTCGCGGGAGTCTCGGCGCAAGCGGCGACCTCGCCCCGCTCGCCCACATGGCGCTCGTACTCCTCGGTGAGGGAGAAGCGGTCGTAGACGGCGACCGCCTCTCGGGCGCTGACGCCCTCGCTCGCGTCGGTCTCGAACCGCTCACGCTCGCCTCGAAGGAGGGGCTCGCGCTCATCAACGGCACGCAGTTGACCGTCGGCCTCGCCGCGTTGCTCGTCGTGGACGCAGACTCACTCCTCCGGGCCGCCGACACGGCCGGCGCACTTACCACTGAGGTGACGATGGGGACGACAGCGTCCTGTGACCCTGCACTCTCGTCGATCCGCCCCCATCCCGGGCAGGCGGCTACCGCACGGAACGTAAAGCGACTCACCGCGGAATCAGAAGTCGTCGAATCCCACCGCAATTGTGACCGCGTGCAGGACGCCTACTCGATTCGGTGTCTGCCACAGGTCCATGGCTCGGTTCGAGAAGCCGTCTCCCACCTCCGCGATGCCGTCGAAATCGAACTCAACAGCGCGACCGACAACCCGCTCATTTTCCCCGGCGGACAGGTCGATTCGCGGGCGAGCGGCACCGACTCAGCAGCGGTGCTGTCCGGAGGCAACTTCCACGGCGAGGTGCTCGCCCTGCGCCTCGACTACGTCGCGAGCGCCCTCACCGAACTCGCCGCCATCAGCGAGCGGCGAACCGACCGCATGGTGAACCCGAACATCCAGGAAGCCCATCTGCCGCCGTTCCTGACCGAACACAGCGGCCTTCGGTCGGGACTGATGATCGCGCAGTACACGGCCGCCTCGCTGGTCAACGAGTGTCGATCCTTCGGACGAGCCTCCACGGACAACACGCCCGTCAGCGGCAATCAGGAGGACCACGTCAGCATGAGCGCACAGGCCGCCCACAACGCGCGACAGACGTTCGAAAACGCCCGTATGGTCGTCGCCGTCGAACTCCTCTGTGGCGCACAGGCCGCAGAATTCGTCGATGACGACCTCTCCCACGGCGTCGGGACGGCCGCGGCCTACGACGTGATTCGGGAGGTCGTCCCGCCACTCACCGACGACCGAGAGCTCCACATCGACATGGCCGCCGTGGACGACCTGCTCACCGCAGGCGTGCTGGACGACGCGCTCGCGGCGGCACTTCCAGAATCGCTCGAGTGA
- a CDS encoding redoxin domain-containing protein, producing the protein MLSVGSHAPSFSLAGVQNGGRESYDLTTHTSAGNAVLVLFYPFDFSPACTQELCSVRDAEWFTLVDDLHVWGISTDSTYAHEQFAAAYQFQFPLLSDTDGSVASAFGVLYDEWEEHKHVPKRAVFLVDSDQTIRYAWATDDAYDEPELSAIKRALDELGSFRADFTQSDGVFDS; encoded by the coding sequence ATGTTATCAGTGGGGAGTCACGCGCCGTCGTTTTCTTTGGCGGGCGTGCAAAATGGGGGACGTGAATCGTACGACCTAACAACGCACACGTCGGCCGGGAATGCAGTGTTGGTGCTGTTCTACCCGTTCGATTTTAGCCCGGCGTGTACGCAGGAACTGTGCAGTGTTCGGGACGCAGAGTGGTTTACGCTTGTTGACGACCTGCACGTGTGGGGCATCTCGACCGATTCGACGTACGCCCACGAGCAGTTCGCGGCGGCATACCAGTTTCAATTCCCCCTGCTGTCAGACACAGACGGCAGCGTGGCGTCGGCGTTCGGCGTCCTGTACGACGAGTGGGAGGAACACAAGCACGTCCCGAAGCGAGCGGTGTTTCTCGTCGATAGCGACCAGACGATTCGGTACGCCTGGGCCACCGACGACGCTTACGACGAACCGGAACTGTCCGCCATCAAACGAGCACTCGACGAATTGGGTTCGTTCCGAGCAGACTTCACGCAGTCGGACGGGGTGTTCGACTCGTAG
- the hutG gene encoding formimidoylglutamase, with protein MTFEAPPSWHGDSTDPNDEQFGDVISHVSLDSADEYDAVIVGEPYDGAVIGRPGAHGGPSALRAELATTKTYHFSGREIQSVADLGDVALPEGTVSQVQHAAYDATSAVYDTGVVPVFLGGDNSLTVPNVSPLVDRGSVGVISFDAHLDCREVGDEPTSGTPYRQLFESGLAEFAVVGARHFETAGPYAEFVEEKGGTIVTASEVGTEGVTVIDRILDDMAHVDSVYLSVDLDVLDTTAAPGVSAPTPGGLTTRELFELVHRAAEDHRVAGFEVVEYSPPLDIDKRTAHAGARAVAHFLAGLHGEVRYV; from the coding sequence ATGACGTTCGAGGCGCCGCCGTCGTGGCACGGCGATTCGACCGACCCGAACGACGAACAGTTCGGCGACGTGATTTCTCACGTCTCGCTCGACTCCGCCGACGAGTACGACGCGGTCATCGTCGGTGAACCGTACGACGGCGCGGTCATCGGGCGTCCCGGTGCCCACGGTGGGCCCTCTGCCCTGCGGGCGGAGCTGGCGACGACGAAGACCTACCACTTCTCGGGTCGCGAAATTCAGTCGGTCGCCGACCTCGGAGACGTTGCCCTGCCGGAGGGGACGGTGAGCCAGGTCCAACACGCCGCCTACGACGCGACGAGCGCGGTGTACGATACGGGCGTAGTCCCGGTGTTTCTCGGCGGTGACAACTCGCTCACCGTGCCGAACGTGAGTCCGCTCGTCGACCGCGGGTCGGTCGGCGTCATCAGTTTTGACGCGCACCTCGACTGCCGAGAGGTTGGAGACGAACCGACGAGCGGGACGCCCTACCGCCAGTTGTTCGAATCCGGCCTCGCCGAGTTTGCGGTGGTTGGCGCGCGTCACTTCGAGACGGCGGGACCCTACGCCGAATTCGTCGAAGAGAAGGGCGGCACCATCGTCACCGCCTCCGAGGTGGGAACCGAGGGCGTGACGGTCATCGACCGCATCCTCGACGACATGGCACACGTCGATTCGGTCTACCTGAGCGTGGATCTGGACGTCCTCGACACGACTGCGGCCCCCGGCGTGAGTGCGCCGACGCCGGGCGGACTCACCACGCGCGAACTGTTCGAACTCGTCCACCGCGCGGCCGAGGACCACCGCGTGGCCGGGTTCGAGGTGGTCGAATACTCACCGCCCCTCGACATCGACAAGCGAACCGCCCACGCCGGGGCGCGCGCCGTCGCCCACTTCCTCGCGGGACTCCACGGCGAGGTTCGCTATGTGTGA
- a CDS encoding GTP cyclohydrolase III — protein MTNTQITLIQIDNYGPWTVTPEPRREVDLQTLQSRLYADLSQLFGNRDGYIFFSRFDNMIAVSNGLSIADHARIQESVRNRYPVTVSLSVATGTTPIQALEDATSQLQEAGSAQDKTRTEILRGRTIDEEFRTTEDVQLAHFDVNDATGQYTDRLNEFDTFINIEQGYAELMRYMREENGALSFFVGGDNIIAVCPDMDEAAYQGAIDHVREAVNVELKVGVGRARSPQDAGMAAKHALETCRAVGTSVEFDFETA, from the coding sequence GTGACGAACACGCAGATAACGCTGATCCAAATCGACAACTACGGGCCCTGGACGGTCACGCCGGAACCACGCCGCGAAGTCGACCTCCAGACCCTCCAGTCGCGATTGTACGCCGACCTCTCACAACTGTTCGGGAACCGCGATGGCTACATCTTCTTCAGTCGCTTCGACAACATGATTGCCGTGAGCAATGGGCTCTCGATTGCGGACCACGCCCGGATTCAGGAGTCCGTGCGCAACCGCTACCCGGTGACTGTGAGCCTGAGCGTCGCGACGGGAACGACGCCGATTCAGGCGCTCGAAGACGCCACAAGTCAGTTACAGGAGGCGGGCAGCGCACAGGACAAGACGCGGACGGAAATCCTCCGGGGGCGCACCATCGACGAGGAGTTCCGAACGACTGAGGACGTGCAACTCGCTCACTTCGACGTAAACGACGCGACGGGCCAGTACACGGACCGACTGAACGAATTTGACACGTTCATCAACATCGAGCAGGGCTACGCCGAACTGATGCGCTACATGCGCGAGGAAAACGGGGCGCTCTCGTTTTTCGTCGGTGGGGACAACATCATCGCCGTCTGTCCTGACATGGACGAGGCAGCGTACCAGGGCGCAATCGACCACGTCCGCGAGGCCGTGAACGTCGAACTCAAGGTCGGTGTCGGCCGGGCGCGCTCTCCACAGGACGCTGGTATGGCGGCAAAACACGCCCTCGAGACGTGCCGGGCCGTCGGGACGTCCGTCGAATTCGACTTCGAAACGGCGTAA
- the aroC gene encoding chorismate synthase produces the protein MNGNEFGRLFRVTTYGESHGDAMGVTVSGCPAGLELTEDDIQGDLDRRKPGQSMITTSRGEPDEVKIHSGVQDGYTTGTPIGMTIQNKDARSGKYEPFITAPRPSHGDFTYSAKFGTRNWGGGGRSSARETVNWVAAGAIAKKILATQDIKIKAHVNQIGDIVAPDVTFEEILEHSEENEVRCAHPETADEMRERINEYQEQGDSIGGSIYFEAQGVPRGLGAPRFDSFSARLGQAMMAVPAASAFEFGLGREARTYTGYERNEDWTFDESGDPTPVGNDHGGIQGGITTGQPIYGEVTLHAPTSIPKTQTTVDWETGEEKEEKVIGRHDPVLPPRGVPVVEAMFALTILDFMLLAGRINPDRLDGKVGEYRTDYHPRNPENVE, from the coding sequence ATGAACGGTAACGAATTTGGCCGCCTCTTCCGGGTCACCACCTATGGGGAGAGCCACGGCGACGCGATGGGGGTCACCGTCTCCGGGTGTCCCGCCGGGCTGGAACTCACAGAAGACGACATCCAGGGCGACCTGGACCGACGCAAACCGGGCCAGTCGATGATAACCACGAGTCGCGGCGAACCCGACGAAGTGAAGATTCACAGCGGGGTACAAGACGGCTACACCACGGGCACGCCAATCGGGATGACCATCCAGAACAAGGACGCTCGCTCGGGGAAGTACGAACCCTTCATCACCGCCCCACGTCCGAGCCACGGCGATTTCACCTACTCTGCGAAGTTCGGCACGCGCAACTGGGGCGGAGGCGGTCGCTCCTCGGCCCGGGAGACGGTCAACTGGGTCGCCGCCGGGGCAATCGCGAAGAAGATTCTCGCCACGCAAGATATCAAAATCAAGGCCCACGTCAACCAGATTGGCGACATCGTCGCGCCCGACGTGACGTTCGAGGAGATTCTCGAACATTCTGAGGAAAACGAGGTGCGGTGTGCGCATCCCGAGACGGCAGACGAGATGCGTGAGCGCATCAACGAGTATCAGGAGCAGGGCGACTCTATCGGCGGGAGCATCTACTTCGAGGCACAGGGCGTCCCTCGCGGCCTCGGCGCACCCCGTTTCGACTCGTTCTCCGCGCGCCTCGGACAGGCGATGATGGCCGTGCCCGCCGCTTCCGCGTTCGAGTTCGGTCTCGGCCGCGAGGCGCGAACCTACACCGGCTACGAGCGAAACGAAGACTGGACCTTCGACGAGAGTGGCGACCCGACGCCCGTCGGCAACGACCACGGCGGCATTCAGGGTGGCATCACGACGGGGCAGCCAATCTACGGCGAGGTGACGCTGCACGCGCCGACCTCGATTCCGAAGACCCAGACGACGGTCGACTGGGAGACGGGCGAGGAGAAGGAGGAGAAGGTCATCGGTCGCCACGACCCAGTCCTGCCCCCGCGCGGCGTCCCGGTGGTCGAGGCGATGTTCGCGCTCACCATCTTGGACTTCATGCTGCTCGCCGGGCGTATCAACCCGGACCGTCTCGACGGCAAGGTCGGCGAGTACCGAACCGATTATCACCCACGGAACCCCGAAAACGTCGAGTGA
- a CDS encoding RimK family alpha-L-glutamate ligase, whose translation MTTPGHLRIGVLSLHSSKETKAILNAIDALGHDPEWLRRDNTEIRIQDGTATLSPDVDIVINRLLLSKADYTIEALCLADSIKGLKPVLNDPAKVLTSMHKYSTAVRLSEAGLPVPDQLLALNPGRLNELRSAFDDEAVYKTAIGTHGGWTWKVTPDEVLSPQVGNRWAFLQEFIEVDPDRHRDLRVYVVGDEVVAAMTRHAPEGDWRTNVALGGEIEDATDELTAEVRDIALRATNVVGVDYAGIDLVEGTDGWYVLEVNPTAGFKGLFRATGINPAPYIAALAIERAGGSVDRALVADLAAEFDDSTPSFVVEQAADSRSEERQIIGYTNEVTVYGTSGAKTVTAKSDTGATRTSIDISLAAEIGAGPITDHTRIVSGSNKKGKTRPVVDVTIEIGGRTHTLMASVEDRSHMTYPVIIGRDILKDYQVNVGA comes from the coding sequence ATGACTACGCCCGGCCACCTCCGTATTGGCGTTTTGAGTCTCCACTCCTCGAAAGAGACGAAGGCGATTCTCAACGCCATCGACGCGCTGGGGCACGACCCGGAATGGCTCCGGCGAGACAACACGGAAATCCGGATTCAGGACGGGACGGCCACGCTGTCGCCCGACGTGGACATCGTGATAAATCGGCTGTTGCTCTCGAAGGCAGATTACACCATCGAGGCGCTCTGCCTCGCGGATAGCATCAAGGGGTTGAAGCCGGTGCTCAACGACCCGGCGAAGGTCCTCACGTCGATGCACAAGTACTCGACGGCGGTGCGCCTCTCGGAGGCGGGCCTGCCGGTTCCCGACCAACTACTCGCGCTCAATCCGGGTCGATTGAACGAACTGCGGTCTGCGTTCGACGACGAGGCGGTGTACAAGACCGCCATCGGAACCCACGGCGGGTGGACGTGGAAGGTCACGCCCGACGAGGTGCTCTCTCCGCAGGTTGGTAATCGGTGGGCCTTCTTACAGGAGTTCATCGAGGTGGACCCGGACCGCCATCGTGACCTTCGGGTGTACGTGGTCGGCGACGAAGTCGTCGCCGCGATGACGCGCCACGCGCCGGAGGGCGACTGGCGGACGAACGTGGCCCTCGGCGGCGAAATCGAAGATGCCACCGACGAACTCACAGCCGAGGTTCGAGACATCGCGCTCCGGGCGACGAACGTGGTTGGCGTCGATTACGCGGGTATCGACCTCGTGGAGGGAACAGACGGCTGGTACGTCCTCGAAGTCAACCCGACCGCCGGGTTCAAGGGGCTGTTTCGCGCGACCGGAATCAACCCGGCCCCGTACATCGCAGCCCTCGCCATCGAGCGGGCAGGCGGGTCGGTGGACCGAGCGCTCGTCGCCGACCTCGCGGCCGAATTTGACGACTCGACCCCCTCATTCGTCGTCGAACAGGCGGCGGATTCACGCTCGGAGGAGCGACAGATTATCGGCTACACGAACGAGGTGACGGTGTACGGCACGTCCGGCGCGAAGACGGTCACGGCGAAGTCGGACACGGGAGCGACCCGAACCAGCATCGACATCTCGCTCGCGGCGGAAATCGGGGCGGGCCCCATCACTGACCACACGCGCATCGTCTCCGGGAGCAACAAGAAAGGGAAGACGCGACCCGTCGTGGACGTCACCATCGAAATTGGTGGGCGGACGCACACCCTCATGGCGAGCGTCGAAGACCGCAGCCACATGACCTACCCGGTCATCATCGGACGGGACATCCTGAAGGACTATCAGGTGAACGTCGGGGCGTGA
- a CDS encoding helix-turn-helix domain-containing protein, whose translation MKYLKFVISPTTRALHPIDETIEYHPEVTHEALLHVDSLPDGAGVLLYRLRGDPGALGRSLTAHPDVRAYELVDMDDDAFHIYIQVDADEVGGELISLVHENALIIDTPLEYTEDGLRVTLVGTHDRLREALCSIPDELHISVEQAGEYTPGRGELLSPLTERQLEVFKTAVQRGYYEVPRRTTHKDLAKNLDCAPSTVDEHLRKAESHVVSGLLG comes from the coding sequence ATGAAATACCTCAAGTTCGTCATCTCACCAACCACGCGAGCACTCCACCCAATCGATGAGACAATCGAGTACCATCCGGAAGTCACGCACGAGGCGCTCTTACACGTCGATTCCCTTCCGGACGGCGCTGGCGTCTTGCTGTACCGGTTGCGAGGCGATCCGGGAGCACTGGGACGGTCGCTCACCGCCCACCCCGACGTGCGGGCATACGAACTCGTGGACATGGACGATGACGCCTTCCACATCTACATTCAGGTGGACGCAGACGAAGTCGGTGGCGAACTCATCTCGCTGGTCCACGAGAACGCCCTCATTATCGACACGCCACTCGAATACACGGAAGACGGCCTTCGGGTCACGCTCGTCGGCACTCACGACAGGCTCAGGGAGGCGCTCTGTTCGATTCCAGACGAACTCCACATCTCCGTCGAGCAAGCGGGCGAGTACACACCGGGTCGCGGCGAACTCCTCTCGCCGCTCACCGAGCGACAACTGGAAGTGTTCAAGACCGCCGTCCAGCGAGGCTACTACGAAGTGCCGCGTCGGACCACACACAAGGACCTCGCGAAGAATCTAGACTGTGCGCCGAGCACCGTAGACGAACATCTCAGGAAAGCGGAATCCCACGTCGTTTCCGGCCTCCTCGGCTAA
- a CDS encoding uracil-DNA glycosylase family protein, translating to MAANPDNLKNPFNMDEACENCEKLCETRTNVVHGYGDVSAEFVFVGGQPSAGPDETGIPFTGNEGGKRLQQLLGRVGFSSSDPDAAEPDLENVFLTYTTRCRHPERGPTDAELMACDGYLTAELRMINPQIIVPVGQQALSALAFEYTTRDPDALDIDECHATTLRGRGFELIPLLDPADMDDDEYEQFVKHLSAEMGRDYRQTKGRRGR from the coding sequence ATGGCGGCGAATCCCGACAACCTCAAGAATCCGTTCAACATGGACGAGGCGTGCGAGAACTGCGAGAAACTCTGCGAGACGCGCACGAACGTCGTCCACGGCTACGGCGACGTGAGCGCCGAGTTCGTCTTCGTCGGCGGCCAGCCGAGCGCGGGTCCAGACGAGACGGGAATTCCCTTCACCGGCAACGAAGGAGGTAAACGCCTCCAGCAGTTGCTCGGACGGGTCGGTTTCAGTTCGTCAGACCCGGACGCCGCCGAACCAGACCTGGAAAACGTCTTTCTCACCTACACCACGCGGTGTCGCCACCCCGAACGCGGGCCGACCGACGCGGAACTCATGGCCTGCGACGGCTATCTGACGGCCGAACTCCGGATGATAAACCCACAGATTATCGTACCGGTCGGCCAGCAGGCGCTCTCGGCGCTCGCGTTCGAATACACCACGCGTGACCCGGACGCCCTCGACATCGACGAGTGTCACGCGACGACGCTTCGCGGACGGGGTTTCGAGTTGATTCCGCTGCTCGACCCGGCAGACATGGACGACGACGAGTACGAACAGTTCGTCAAGCACCTCTCTGCCGAGATGGGACGCGACTACCGCCAGACGAAGGGCCGACGCGGGCGGTAG